One window of the Diospyros lotus cultivar Yz01 chromosome 12, ASM1463336v1, whole genome shotgun sequence genome contains the following:
- the LOC127787717 gene encoding pentatricopeptide repeat-containing protein At1g74900, mitochondrial, translating to MFSRSHRISRNSYQSLPNLKLRRNLTAATTTASPPPPLTPENETTIANLVLNTSQQNLASALKSHTVQWTPELVTRVLKRLWNHGPKALQFFEALDCHRYYAHSAAAFDHAIDIAARVRHYKAVWTLVARMRARRLGPTPKTFAIITERYVAAGKADRAVKIFLSMHHHGCCQDLNSFNTILDVLCKSKRVEKAYSLLKIFRARFRVDAVSYNIIANGFCLVKRTPKALEVLKEMVERGLDPTLITYNILLKGFFRTGQIKEAWEFFLQMKKRKCEIDVVTYTTVVHGFGVAGEVKKAQKVFDEMVWEGVIPSIATYNALIQVLCKKDNVENAIKVFEDMLKKGYVPNSITYNLVIRGLCHVGKMDRAMEFVQRMKDDDCEPNVQTYNLLIRYYCDVGEIEKGLEIFERMENGACLPNLDTYNILINAMFVRKKSGDLLVAGKLLVEMIDRGYLPRKFIFNRVLNGLLLTGNQGFAKEILRSQSKSGRLPRQFRL from the exons ATGTTCAGTCGTAGCCATAGAATTTCCAGAAACAGCTACCAATCCCTCCCAAATCTGAAACTCCGTCGCAATCTCACCGCTGCCACCACAACCGCCAGTCCTCCGCCGCCTCTGACCCCCGAAAACGAAACCACCATCGCCAATCTTGTTCTCAATACAAGCCAACAAAACCTAGCCTCAGCCCTTAAAAGCCACACTGTTCAATGGACGCCCGAGTTGGTGACCAGAGTCCTGAAGCGCCTCTGGAACCATGGCCCCAAAGCCCTCCAATTCTTCGAAGCCCTCGATTGCCATCGCTACTACGCCCACTCCGCTGCTGCCTTCGACCATGCCATCGACATCGCCGCTCGAGTGCGCCACTACAAAGCCGTCTGGACCCTCGTCGCTCGGATGCGTGCTCGCCGCCTCGGCCCAACCCCAAAAACCTTCGCAATCATTACTGAAAG GTACGTTGCTGCTGGCAAAGCCGATAGAGCagtgaaaattttcttgtcGATGCATCATCACGGTTGCTGCCAGGATTTGAATTCTTTCAATACAATTCTCGATGTGCTTTGCAAGTCTAAGCGGGTTGAAAAGGCTTATTCATTGTTAAAGATTTTTAGGGCTAGGTTTAGGGTTGATGCTGTTAGTTACAACATAATTGCGAATGGATTTTGTTTAGTTAAGCGCACACCAAAGGCTCTGGAGGTTTTGAAGGAGATGGTGGAGAGAGGATTGGATCCAACTCTAATTACTTATAATATACTGCTTAAAGGGTTCTTCAGGACAGGTCAAATTAAGGAAGCTTGGGAGTTTTTCCTgcagatgaagaagagaaagtgtGAGATTGATGTTGTTACCTATACTACAGTGGTGCATGGATTTGGTGTTGCCGGTGAGGTAAAGAAGGCTCAAAAGGTGTTTGATGAAATGGTATGGGAGGGGGTCATTCCTTCGATTGCTACATATAATGCCTTAATTCAGGTTTTGTGTAAGAAAGATAATGTTGAGAATGCTATCAAGGTATTTGAGGATATGTTAAAGAAAGGTTATGTACCAAATTCCATAACTTACAATCTGGTGATAAGAGGATTGTGTCATGTGGGCAAAATGGACAGAGCAATGGAATTCGTGCAGAGAATGAAGGACGATGACTGTGAGCCAAATGTTCAGACATACAATCTTCTGATCCGCTACTATTGTGATGTTGGAGAAATTGAGAAGGGTCTAGAGATTTTTGAGAGAATGGAGAATGGGGCTTGTTTGCCCAATTTAGACACGtataacattttgataaacgCAATGTTTGTCAGGAAGAAATCAGGTGATTTATTGGTGGCTGGGAAGTTGTTGGTAGAGATGATTGATAGGGGATATTTGCCTCGTAAGTTTATATTTAACCGGGTCTTGAATGGACTTCTGCTTACTGGTAATCAAGGTTttgcaaaagaaattttgagatcACAAAGCAAATCTGGCCGTCTTCCTCGCCAGTTCAGATTGTAA